In one Cervus elaphus chromosome 9, mCerEla1.1, whole genome shotgun sequence genomic region, the following are encoded:
- the TAF7 gene encoding transcription initiation factor TFIID subunit 7, whose translation MSKSKDDAPHELESQFILRLPPEYASTVRRAVQSGHVNLKDRLSIELHPDGRHGIVRVDRVPLAAKLVDLPCVMESLKTIDKKTFYKTADVCQMLVSTVDGDLYPPVEEPVAATDPKASKKKDKDKEKKFVWNHGITLPLKNVRKRRFRKTAKKKYIESPDVEKEVKRLLSTDAEAVSTRWEIIAEDETKETENQGLDISSPGMSGHRQGHDSLEHDELREIFNDLSSSSEDEDETQHQDEEDINIIDTEEDLERQLQDKLNESDEQHQENEGTNQLVMGIQKQIDNVKGKLQETQDRAKRQEDLIMKVENLALKNRFQAVLDELKQKEDREKEQLSSLQEELESLLEK comes from the coding sequence atgagtaagagCAAAGATGATGCTCCTCATGAACTAGAGAGCCAGTTTATCTTACGCCTACCCCCGGAGTATGCCTCTACTGTGAGGCGGGCAGTACAGTCTGGCCATGTCAACTTGAAGGACAGACTGTCAATTGAGTTACACCCTGATGGGCGTCATGGAATTGTCAGAGTGGACCGAGTCCCTTTGGCCGCAAAATTGGTAGACCTGCCGTGTGTTATGGAGAGTTTGAAAACCATTGATAAAAAAACCTTTTACAAGACAGCTGATGTCTGTCAGATGCTTGTCTCTACAGTTGACGGTGATCTCTATCCTCCAGTGGAGGAACCAGTTGCTGCTACTGATCCCAAAGCAAGCAAAAAGAAGGATaaggacaaagagaaaaaatttgtatggaaccatgGAATTACTCTGcctctgaaaaatgtgagaaagagAAGATTCCGTAAGACAGCAAAGAAGAAGTATATTGAGTCTCCAGATgtggaaaaagaagtaaagcgGTTGCTGAGCACAGATGCTGAAGCTGTCAGTACCCGCTGGGAAATAATTGCTGAAGATgagacaaaagaaacagaaaatcaaggCCTTGATATCTCTTCCCCAGGAATGTCTGGCCACAGGCAGGGCCATGACTCCTTAGAACATGATGAGCTTCGGGAGATATTCAATGacctcagcagcagcagtgaagatGAAGATGAGACACAGCATCAAGATGAAGAAGATATAAACATCATAGACACTGAAGAAGATCTGGAAAGGCAGCTACAGGACAAACTAAATGAATCGGATGAACAGCACCAAGAAAACGAGGGAACCAATCAGCTGGTTATGGGAATTCAGAAACAGATTGATAACGTGAaaggcaagctccaggagacccAGGACAGAGCAAAGCGACAGGAGGATCTCATCATGAAAGTGGAAAACCTGGCTCTCAAGAACAGATTTCAGGCTGTACTGGATGAACTGAAACAAAAGGAAGACCGGGAAAAGGAGCAGCTCAGCTCTTTGCAAGAAGAGCTAGAATCACTCCTAGAGAAGTGA